AAGTTAAACGGCGTTGAACACCTTGTTGAAGTGGTGGAGGGGGACATAAAAGAGATAGAAAAGCATCTCTCTAGAGGTTCTTTTAACTTGGTAGTTTCAAACCCTCCTTTTTACCCGATAAATTATTCACCAAATCCAGAACCCTACCACTTTGAGGTTTACGCAACCCTGAAAGATTTTGTAAGGGCTTCCTCTTACCTTTTGAAGGACGGCGGAGAGCTTTACCTTCTCTCTCCTTGCTTTCGCCTCTACGAGCTCACAGAATACCTTTCAAACTTCAATTTACCTTTAAGGAAACTCTCTTTAATTTACCCTACTCCCCTAAAGAGGGCGAGACTTGCGATTACCGTATCCGTTAAAAACGTAAAAGGACAGCTCGAGTGCGATAAACCCCTGATAATAAATAAAGAAAACGGAGAGTATACAGAAGAGGTAAAACAGCTCCTTGAAAACTTCCTTTAAAACCTGTGCTCTCTTCCCGTAAGGAGTCTGTTTATGTTTTCCCTGTGCCTGTAAATTATCAACGCACCTATAACGATAGCCATAAAAAGAACGTTGACGGGGTATCCCGCAACGAAGAGGAATAGAAAAGCGGATATTGTTGCGGTAATGGATGCGAGGGAGACGTACCTCTTCCATAGGAAAATTCCTAGCCAGACGAGGAAGGAAAAGAGAGCGACAGAGGGAGAAACCGCAAACACTACTCCGAGCGCGGTTGCAACGCCTTTTCCCCCTTTAAAACCGAAGAAAACGGGATACATGTGTCCGAGAACGCTCGCAAGTCCTGTGAAGGTTAAAACCCAAGAGTCAATGCCAAAGGATTTCACCGCTATTAAAGCAGGGATAAAACCTTTCAGGAAATCCAGGAAGAACACGAGGACGCCGTACTTCTTACCCAGAGCCCTTGTTACGTTCGTAGCACCTACGTTTCCGCTTCCAACGTTTCTCAGGTCCACTCCTTTTAACTTGGCTATAACTTCACCGAAAGTAATAGAACCGAGAAGGTATGCAAAGATTACCAGGAAGAGTGCCTTCATATAAAAGAGTTTAATCGCAATTTTCCACACACACCTTCTTTATACGAACCTTTCCTCTGCAGGATTCAAAGCATGCGTCGTATAGCTTTTCACAACCGCACTCGCAGGAACAGGCTTCCCTTTCCCTTTTTAAAAGAATTTCATAACTTGGCATCGTGGGTTTTTGAGGAGGTAGTGGTTTTCTCCTTTCGTAAAAGCGTATCCTTTTCTTTAACCATTCTTTCTTATCGCACGCTTCTTTGTCCTTATAAGCACTGCATATCCTCTCGTAAAACTTTAGATCTTCCTTGATACGGTATAGGGTTTCCCTGTAAGTTCTCAGTTCCTTCAAGTAGTTTTCGTAAGCCTTTTCGTACTCCCTTGATTTTCTTTCATAGTCTTTTAAAAGTGATAGATAAACTTTTCTGGCACGCTCAACGCTTTCTTTTAAACATGCGTTGTAACTTTCAAAACACGCTTTCTTACATTCTAAAAACTTTTCTTTACAATCCTGAACGCAAAGAGTATTCTGAGGTAGGACGTACTCTTTAACGATTTTGTACTTTGGACTGCAGGAAAGGAGTAGTAAGGCTAAGAGTACTATTAACATAAGTTAGATTATAGGTATTTTCTGTGCTACAATAAACCTTTAAAGAAGGTTAGGAGGTAGAGTATGGCTACACTGACTTATGAGGAAGCCCTTGAGATACTAAGACAACAGATAAAGGATTTCGAACCTGAAGCCAAAATGGAAGAAGTAGGTGTAGTTTACTACGTCGGTGATGGTGTAGCAAGGGCTTACGGTCTTGAAAACGTAATGGCGATGGAAATAGTAGAGTTTCAGGGAGGGCAACAGGGAATAGCCTTCAACCTCGAAGAGGACAACGTTGGTATCATAATCCTCGGTTCTGAAACGGGAATAGAAGAAGGGCACATAGTAAAGAGAACGGGCAGGATATTGGACGCTCCCGTTGGAGAAGGACTCGTTGGAAGGGTTATCGACCCCCTCGGAAACCCCCTCGATGGTAAAGGACCCATTCAGTTTGAATACCGTTCCCCAGTTGAAAAGATCGCACCCGGTGTTGTAAAGAGAAAACCCGTTCACGAACCCCTTCAAACAGGTATTAAAGCTATAGACGCTATGATTCCAATAGGAAGGGGACAGAGAGAGCTTATCATCGGTGACAGGGCTACGGGTAAGACCACTGTTGCGATAGACACCATACTCGCTCAAAAGAACAGTGATGTTTACTGTATTTACGTAGCCGTAGGACAGAAAAGAGCGGCGATAGCGAGACTCATTGAGCTCCTTGAAAGAGAAGGAGCTATGGAATACACCACAGTTGTTGTAGCTTCAGCATCAGATCCCGCATCACTCCAGTACCTCGCACCCTTTGTTGGATGTACGATAGGGGAGTACTTCAGAGACAACGGAAAGCACGCACTCATCATATACGACGACCTGTCCAAGCACGCGGAAGCTTACAGACAGCTCTCACTCCTCATGAGAAGACCTCCCGGTAGAGAAGCTTACCCCGGTGACGTGTTCTACCTCCACTCAAGACTCCTTGAAAGAGCTGCAAAACTTAACGACGACCTCGGGGCAGGTTCTCTCACGGCATTGCCCATAATTGAAACGAAAGCGGGTGACGTCGCGGCTTACATTCCCACGAACGTTATCTCCATTACAGACGGACAGATATACCTCGAAGCGGACCTCTTCAACAAAGGTATAAGACCTGCTATTAACGTAGGTCTTTCGGTTTCCAGAGTCGGTGGTGCGGCACAGATAAAGGCTATGAAACAGGTTGCGGGAACCCTCAGACTCGAACTTGCTCAGTTCAGAGAACTTGAAGCTTTCGTTCAGTTCGCTTCGGAACTTGATAAGGCAACCCAGCAACAAATCAACAGAGGTCTGAGACTCGTAGAACTCCTGAAGCAAGAACCCTACAACCCGATACCCGTTGAAAAACAAATCGTTCTCATATACGCCGGAACGCACGGATACCTCGACGACATTCCCGTAGAGTCTGTAAGAAAGTTTGAAAAGGAACTCTACGCTTACCTAGACAACGAAAGACCGGACATACTCAAGGAGATAAGTGAAAAGAAGAAACTCGACGAAGAACTAGAGAAGAAGATAAAAGAGGCGCTCGACGCCTTCAAGCAAAAGTTCGTTCCCTAACTCTCCCTCCTTCTTTTAACTCATAAATATAAGTATTTCGTCCTTTTCCACCTTTGCCCTTTCGGGCTCTAAATTCCTTAACTTCCTAGGAAGCATAACGTGAGCTTTGAAGTTTCCCACTCTTACGACTATTTCGTCCTCTCCTTTTACGAGTGAGATACTCTCCTTCTTTACTCCGGGGGCTTTTATTCTTATTACGTACTTTCCATCCAGTTGTTCTATCTTGTAGGGAATTTCCTTGTGGAATATCTTGTCGGGTGGTTCGTCTCCGTAAATGAGCTGTGCCAGTTTTTCAAGCCTCTCAAGACCTACGACCTCTTCTTCAAGGAGCGGAACTTTAAACACGGGAACTGGTGAGAAGTAGCTCTCTATCTCCTTTACATACTTTTTCTGAATGTTTAGCCACTTTTCAAGGA
The genomic region above belongs to Aquifex aeolicus VF5 and contains:
- a CDS encoding tRNA1(Val) (adenine(37)-N6)-methyltransferase encodes the protein MKSTDNSKPVPFFRGKLKFFQPKEHKISVDLVLFLSKIKPPKRNYRIIDLGAGFGFLSITLAKKYGVKVVAFEYDERMVKLLRKNVKLNGVEHLVEVVEGDIKEIEKHLSRGSFNLVVSNPPFYPINYSPNPEPYHFEVYATLKDFVRASSYLLKDGGELYLLSPCFRLYELTEYLSNFNLPLRKLSLIYPTPLKRARLAITVSVKNVKGQLECDKPLIINKENGEYTEEVKQLLENFL
- the plsY gene encoding glycerol-3-phosphate 1-O-acyltransferase PlsY; this encodes MKALFLVIFAYLLGSITFGEVIAKLKGVDLRNVGSGNVGATNVTRALGKKYGVLVFFLDFLKGFIPALIAVKSFGIDSWVLTFTGLASVLGHMYPVFFGFKGGKGVATALGVVFAVSPSVALFSFLVWLGIFLWKRYVSLASITATISAFLFLFVAGYPVNVLFMAIVIGALIIYRHRENINRLLTGREHRF
- the atpA gene encoding F0F1 ATP synthase subunit alpha, translated to MATLTYEEALEILRQQIKDFEPEAKMEEVGVVYYVGDGVARAYGLENVMAMEIVEFQGGQQGIAFNLEEDNVGIIILGSETGIEEGHIVKRTGRILDAPVGEGLVGRVIDPLGNPLDGKGPIQFEYRSPVEKIAPGVVKRKPVHEPLQTGIKAIDAMIPIGRGQRELIIGDRATGKTTVAIDTILAQKNSDVYCIYVAVGQKRAAIARLIELLEREGAMEYTTVVVASASDPASLQYLAPFVGCTIGEYFRDNGKHALIIYDDLSKHAEAYRQLSLLMRRPPGREAYPGDVFYLHSRLLERAAKLNDDLGAGSLTALPIIETKAGDVAAYIPTNVISITDGQIYLEADLFNKGIRPAINVGLSVSRVGGAAQIKAMKQVAGTLRLELAQFRELEAFVQFASELDKATQQQINRGLRLVELLKQEPYNPIPVEKQIVLIYAGTHGYLDDIPVESVRKFEKELYAYLDNERPDILKEISEKKKLDEELEKKIKEALDAFKQKFVP